The Actinosynnema mirum DSM 43827 genomic interval GAGCATCTTCAGGCCGCTGCGGGTCCCGGACTGGGCCGCGCCGAGGATGTCGCCCTCTCGGCGGAGTTCGAGGTCCAGCTGGGCCAGCTCGAAGCCGTCCAGGGTGGACTCGACGGCCCGGAGGCGCTGCATCGTGGCGGAGGCGCCGGGCATCTCGCTGACCAGGAGGCACAGACCAGGGGCGCTGCCCCGGCCGACGCGGCCCCGCAGCTGGTGGAGCTGGCTCACGCCGAAGCGGTCCGCGTCCATGATGACCATGACGGTGGCGTTCGGGACGTTCACGCCCACCTCCACGACGGTGGTCGCCACGAGGACCTGGACCTCGTTGGCGGCGAAGGCGCGCATGACCGCGTCCTTGTCGTCGGGCGCGAGGCGGCCGTGCAGGATGTCGATGCGCAGGCCCTTCAGGGGCCCTGCGGCCAGCCGGTTGGCCACGTCCACGACCGCCAGGGGCGGGCGCTTGTCGGGGTCGCCCTTCTCCTTGGGCGGCTTGCCGTCCTCGTCCTCGCCGTCGCCGATCCGGGGGCAGACCACGTAGACCTGGTGGCCCTTGCCCACCTCCTCGTGGATGCGCTGCCAGGCGCGGTCCAGCCACTGGGGCTTCTCCGCGGTGGGCACCACCGAGGTCTTGATGGGCGAGCGCCCACCGGGGAGCTCGCGCAGCGCGGAGACCTCCAGGTCGCCGTAGACGGTCATGGCCACGGTGCGCGGGATCGGGGTCGCGGTCATGACCAGGACGTGCGGGACCGCGCTGCCGGGGCGCGCGCTGAGGGCGGCGCGCTGCTCCACGCCGAAGCGGTGCTGCTCGTCCACGACCACCAGGCCGAGGTCCGCGAACGCGACCTTGTCCTGGATCAGGGCGTGGGTGCCCACGACGATCCCGGCCTCGCCGGTCATGATCTCCAGCAGGGCCTTCTTGCGCTGAGCCGCGGGCATGGAGCCGGTGAGGAGGGTGACGCGGGTGGCGTGCTCCGCGCCGCCCAGCTCGCCCGCCTGGCCGAGGTCGCCCAGGAGTTCGCGCAGGGAGCGGGCGTGCTGGGCCGCGAGGACCTCGGTGGGGGCGAGCATGGCGGACTGCCGTCCGGAGTCGACCACCTGCAGCATGGCGCGCAGGGCGACCATGGTCTTGCCCGAGCCGACCTCGCCCTGCAGGAGGCGGTTCATGGGCTGGGTGGCGGAGAGGTCCTCGGCGATGCGGTCGCCCACGGCCTGCTGCCCTGCGGTGAGCTCGAAGGGCAGCCTGGCGTCGAAGGCGTCCGCCACCCGGCCCGCCACGCGCGGGCAGGCCGAGGCGGGGCGGGCGGTCGCGGAGTGGCGGCGCTGGGCCAGCGCGAGCTGCACGGCCAGTGCCTCGTCCCACTTGAGGCGCTGCTGGGCCACGGTCACGGCGGGCCAGCCGTCCGGGCGGTGGATGTCGCGGAGCGCCTTCTCCAGGGTGATCAGGCCCTCGGACTCGCGCAGCTCCTCCGGGAGCGGGTCCTCCTCGACACCGTCCCAGACCGCCAGGACCTGCTCGACGCACTTGGCCACGTTCCAGGACTGGATGCCCTGGGCCGCCGGGTAGACGGGGATGAAGGCGTCCGCGAACTTCGACGCCGTCACCGCGCCGCCCCCGTCGTCGGCGCCGGTGAGGCCGTCGACGATCTCGTAGTCGGGGTGGGCCAGCTGGAGCTTGCCGTTGAAGATGCCGACCTTGCCCGCGAACATGGCCTTGGTGTTGGGGAGCAGCTCGCGCTCGACCTTGCGGGAGCCCCGGCCGAAGAACACCAGGTGCAGCTCGCTGGTGCCGTCGGTGATGACCGCGTCGAGCATCTCGCCGCGCCGCGCGCGCATGTTCTTGAGGCGGGCGGACTTGACGCGGGCCTGCACGGTGACGTGCTCGCCGAGCTCCAGCCCGGAGATCTCGGTGAGTTTGCCGCGCTCGTCGTAGCGGCGCGGGTAGTGGCGCAGCAGGTCGCCGACGGTGGTCAGGCCGAGGCCGGTCTCCAGCGCGTCGGCGGTCTTCTGCCCCAGCAGCGGCACGAGGCTGTCGTCGAAGGTCGTCATCGCCTGCCCATTGAACTACTGGGGACCGACAGTCGCGTCGTGGGCACGGCGCGGCTACTCGACGCCGACCACGAGCACCGCGCCGGGCAGGCCGCCGGGGTAGACGACCAGCTCGACCTCGGGGTGCGCGACGCGCAGGTGCGCCTCCAGCGCCTCGGCCAGGCCGTCCGGGGCGTCCTCGCCGAGCAGGGCGGTGACCAGCTCGCCGCCGGGCACGAGCATCAGGTCGACCAGGTCGCGGGCCAGGCCGGTGCGGTCGCCGGGGGCGGGCTCGACGTGCACGACCTCGCCGTCCAGCAGGGCCAGCAGGTCGCCGGGCAGGCAGCGGCCGACCCAGGTGATGGCCTCCTGGACGGCGTGGCCGATCTCGCCCCTGCGGGTCGCGGCGGCGGCCTCGGCCATCGCCACCACGTCGTCGTTCGCCCTGCGGGACGCGTCGTGCACGGCGAGCGCGGCGAGCGCCTGCACCGGTGAGGTCATGGGCACGACCACCGCGTCCTGGCCGGCCGCGACGGCCTGGGAGACCGCGTCGTCCACCTCGGACCGGAGGTCGGGGACGCCGGGCAGCACCACGACGTGCCGGGCGCGGGTGCCGGTGAGCACGGCGAGCAGGTCGGCCGGGTCCAGGGCGCCCGCGACGCGCAGCACGACCGCGCCCTCGCCCTCGAACAGCTCGGCCACGCCGTCGCCGCGCACCAGGGCGACCACCGCGCGGTCGCGGGTGAAGCGGCCCGCCTGGGCGGCGACCTGGTCGGCGAAGCGGGACACGGTGATGCGGTGCGGGCGGCCCGCCTCGACGCCCGCCTCGACGGCCGCGCCGATGTCGGTGCAGTGCACGTGGACGGTCCACAGGCCGTCGCCGTCGCCGACCACGGAGACGCAGTCGCCGAGCGCGCGCAGCGCGGTCCGGAGCGCGGCGGCGGCCTCCTCCTCGGCCGACCGGTCGGACCGGTCGGCGCCCGCGCCCGCCAGGCCGTCGATCAGGTACATGACCTCGTACTCGTAGTCCGCCGAACCGGACTCGCGGGCGGTGGTGAGGGCGGCGGCCGGGCGCGGGACCCGGCTGGGCACGACGGGTTCGGGGACGTGCCCGGTCACCACGCCCGCCAGCGCGTCGAGCAGGACGACCAGGCCGCGACCGCCCGCGTCGACCACGCCCGCGCGGGCCAGGACCGCGAGCTGCCTCGGGGTCTCGGCGAGCGCGGCGGCGCTCGCGCGGGAGGCGGCGGAGGCGACCTCGCCCAGCTCGTCGCTCGGGCAGTCGCGGGCGGCCTCGGCGGCGGCGCGCAGGACGGACAGGACGGTGCCCGGCGACGGGGCCGACACCGCCTCGACGGCCAGCTCGTCGGCCCGCAGCAGCGCCTTGCGCAACGAGGCCCCGGTCGCCGTGGAGGCGGTGCCGACCGCCTCGGCCAGACCCCGCAGCACCTGGGACAGGATCACTCCGGAGTTGCCGCGCGCGCCCGCGAGCGCGCCCTTGGCGAGCGCGCTGAGCGCCGTGCCCGCGCCGCTGGGGTTGGAGCGGAGCAGCGAGTCGAGCGCGCTGCTCATGGTCTGCAGGAGGTTCGTGCCGGTGTCGCCGTCGGCGACCGGGAACACGTTGATGCGGTCGATGTCCTCGCGGTGGGCGGCCAGCGACCGCACGCAGGCATCCGCCCAGCGGCGGATCGCGGAAGCGTCGAGAGCCTGCACGCCGCGAGCCTACTTAAGCCCCGGTTTGGTGGGCCCACCCGCCACCGGCTACCCTGTCCAGGTTGCCATGCCCGGCTGAGGCTTGTGCACGCTTGCGCGCCCGCCGGGGCGTGAGTACCGCTGAGGAAACCTGAAGGAGTGGCTGACGTGGCTGCCGTGTGCGACGTCTGTGGCAAGGGGCCGGGCTTCGGCAAGTCGGTCTCGCACTCCCATCGGCGCACCAACCGCCGGTGGAACCCGAACATCCAGACCGTGCGCGCGAAGGTTTCTTCTTCGCAGCGCCAGCGGCTGAACGTGTGCACCTCGTGCCTGAAGGCGGGCAAGGTGGTGCGCGGCTGAGTGCTGCGCCCTGGATACGCGTAGAGCCCCGGACTCCTCGGAGTCCGGGGCTCAGTGCTTTTTCTGCGGGTGTTCGCGGGTGCTCGCGGTCAGGCGAGGAACTCCTCGGCCTCCGGGGAGACCACCGTGCGGCCCGCCACGGCAGGCAGGGGTGTGACCGGCTTCCACTCGCGCCAGGCGAGCGGCCTAGCGGGGAGGTCGGCGACCGGGCGCGCGTCGCTCACGCCGACGCCCACGCGGTGAAGTAGGTGTCCACGTCGGCCAGGACGCCGGTGCGGCGCGGCGTCCAGCCGAGGAGCCTGCGGGCCTTGGCGCTGGTCATCACCTCGTCCTGGTCGGCGGCCTGGTCGAGCCAACCGGCCTCGGTGATCGGCGCGAACTCGACCGGTCCGGTGTGGCCCGCGGCGCGCACGCACGCGGTGAAGACCTCCAGCGCGGTCGGGGCGTCCTCCTCGCCGACGCAGAACACCTCGCCGTCCACCTCGGCCAGGAGGTCGACGGCGGCGGTGCAGGCGTCGACCAGGTCGTCCACGTGCACCCAGGTCCACGACCTGGCGCGGTCGCCGAAGAACACCGCGCGGCCGTCGCGGCCCGCCGCGAACCAGTTGCCGCTCTGGGAGGTCCGGGCGTCGCCGCCGTAGACGAAGCCGGGACGCAGGACGGTGTGCGGCAGGCCGGTCGCGGCCAGCTCGCGCTCCAGGGCGAAGCGGAAGGCCAGCGGGCTGTCCGGGTTGCCGGGGGTGGTCTCGTCGAGCACGGGGGCGTCGACGCGGCCGTAGCTGGAGCAGCCGGTGGTGTAGACCAGGTGCGGGGAGCCGGCGTCGAGCAGCTCGGCGAACAGGGCGCGGTCCGAACCGGCCGGGTCGCCGAGGTCCATCGCCAGGTGCACGACGGCGTCGACGCCCGCCAGGTGCGCCCGGTAGCTCGCCGGGTCGCCGAGCTCGCCCGCGACGGGGATCACCTCGGCTGCGGCGAGCGCGCGGGCCCTTGGCGAGGCGGGGTCCCTGGTCAGGCCGAGGACGGTGTGGCCCGCGCGGCGCAGGGCGGGGGCGAGGCGGCTGCCGACGTAGCCGGTGGCGCCGATGACGAGGATCTTCACGGGGTTCCTTCCGGGCGATGTACTTGCGTGCGCAGGTAACTATATGCTCGCTTGCGCACGCAACCTCGGGGAGGGCAGGGTGGGCGCCGTGGGAGAGCTTCGGGAGCTGTCGGCGGACGAGGACGCGCTGTGGCGCGCGCTGGGCCGGGTCTCGCACCTGATGCCGCGCGTGCTGGACGAGGAGATGACGCGGGCGACCGGCCTGTCGATGACCGAGTACGCGGTGCTGCTGATGCTCGCGGAGGCGCCGGAGCGGCGGCTGCGGATGAGCGAGCTGGCCTCGGCGGTGGCGCTGTCCGGGAGCCGGGTGACCCGCGTCGTGGACGCGATGGTCCGGCTCGGGCTCCTGGAGAAGGAGAAGGCGCCCGACGACGGGCGGGGCGCGGTGGCGGTGCTCACCGACGCGGGGCTCGCGCGGCAGCGCGGGGGCGGCCGGGCCGCACCTGGCGATCGCGCGGCGGCGGGTGGACGGGATCGACCCGACGGACCTCGTGGCGGCGGTGCGGGTGCTGAGCGCGCTCGCCGAGCGGTCCGCGCGCTGAGGACGGTCGGGCGCCTCGCGGTCGGGCGCTGAGCGGTCAGGCGCTGAGCAGTCGGGCGCTGAGCGGTCGGGCGCAGGGAACGGTCGAGCGGCAGGCGCGGTGGGCGGTCCACCGCGCCTGCCGACCGGTTACGGCAGCTTCCAGTCCACCGGCTCGGCGCCCTGCTGCTCCAGCAGCGCGTTCACCTGGCTGAACGGCTTCGAGCCGAAGAACCCGCCCGCGGCGGACATCGGGCTCGGGTGCACGCCCTCCACGCACGGGTAAGGCTCCAGCAGCGGCCGGAGGTTGCGGGCGTTGCGGCCCCACAGCAGGCCCACCAGCGGCACACCGCGCGCGGCCAGCGCGCGCACCGCCTGCTCGGTCACCTTCTCCCAGCCCTTGTTCTGGTGGGAGTTGGAGTTGCGCGGCCGGACCGTGAGCACCCTGTTGAGCAGCAGCACGCCCTGCTCGGTCCACGGCGTCAGGTCGCCGTTGGACGGCATCGGGTGCCCGAGGTCGGCGCCCAGCTCCGCGAAGATGTTCTGCAGGCTCTTGGGGATGGGCCGGGTCTCCGGCGAGACCGAGAAGCTCAGGCCCACCGCGTGCCCCGGTGTCGGGTACGGGTCCTGACCCACGATCAGCACGCGCACGCCGTCGAACGGCTGCTTGAACGCCCGCAGCACGTTCTCCCCCGCGGGCAGGTAGGTGCGCCCCGCGGCGACCTCATCCCGGAGGAAATCCCCCATCTTGCTGATCTGGTCGGCCACCGGCGCGAGTGCCCGCGCCCAGCCCTCTTCGACGACTTCTTCCAAAGGACGTCCCACGGCGGAACCGTATCTCAGTCCAGGCGCCGGAGTTCCCGGTACGCGGCGATGTTCTGAACGTATTCGTCCACGATGAACGCGACGGCGTTGTCGGGCACCTCGTGGCCTTCGCGCACGCGCGCGGGCACGCCCAGCGCCATGGCCCGCGCGGGCACGCGGCCGTTGAACGAGACCACCGCGCCCGCGCCGACGACCGCGCCGGTCTCGACCACGCTCCCGTTGAGCACCACCGATCCCGAGGCGATCAGGCAGCGGTCGGCGATCGTCGCGCCCTCGACGTGGGCGTTGTGCCCGATGACGCACTCGGCGCCGATCGTGGTGGGGTGCTCCTCGGTGCAGTGCAGCACCGACCCGTCCTGGACGCTGGTGCGCGCGCCGACCTCGATCCGCCCGTAGTCGCCGCGCAGCACGGCCCTCGGCCACACCGAGGCGAAGGGGCCGAGGACGACGTCGCCGATGACGGTGGCGTCGGGGTGCACGTAGGCGTCGGGGTGGATGGCGGGTTCGCGGTCGCCGAGGGCGTAGATGGCCACGGGGCCACGCTACCCAGCCGGGTCAGGTCCCGTCGGCCCCCGCGACGGCCCGCGGCTCGGCGCCGCGGACCGGGGCGGGGCGCAGCTCCTTGGCGAAGCACAGGCTGTTGGGCTCGCACCGGTACACGCCGAAGTTGGGGATGCGCCGGTACCCGGCGCGGGTGTAGAGCGCGATCGCCTCGGGCTGGAGCGTGCCGGTCTCCAGGACGAGCCTGCGCCTGCCCGCCGCCGAGGCGGCCTCCTCCAGCGCGGCGAGCACCAGCCGGGCGAGTCCGCGCCCGCGCGCGGACTCCACGACGTACATGCGCTTGAGCTCCGCGTCGCCGGGGACGACCGAGTCGAACGCGGTGTCGTGCGCGCGCCACCCGCCGCAGGCGACGGGGGCGCCGTCGAGGTAGCCGACCAGGAAGTGCCCGTGCGGCGCCGCGAACTCCTCGGGGTCGACCGGGGTGATGTCCTGGTCGCCGTAGCGGTCCACGTAGACCTGCTGCAGGTCGGCGATGAGCTTCGCCGCGTCTGGATGGTCATACGCGATCATGCATAGTTCCACATGGACCAGGGTACTAGCGCCAGTGCTCCCAGCCGGGGGGTTTCTCGTACCCGCGACCGTCCACGGTGACCCCGCCACCCGGTCGGACGCTGCCGATGACCTGCCAGCCGTCCGGGATCGAGCCCTGGTCGGGGAACGTCGCGGCCAGCGCGTGGTCCTCGCCGCCGGTGAGCACCCAGTGCCGGGCGTCGGCCCCGAGCGCGGAGGCGACGTCGAGCAGCCGGGGGTGCACCTGGAGCAGCTCGGTGCGGATGTCGACGCCCACACCGGACTCGTCGGCCACGTGCCCGAGGTCGGCCAGCAGCCCGTCCGAGACGTCGATCATCGAGGTGGCCCCGGCCGCCGCCGCCTGCGGTCCCGCCGGGTAGGGGGGTTCGGGGTTCCGCTGCGCGCCGACCACCGCGACCGGCGAGCGGAAGCCCCTGCCGAGCACGGCGAGGCCCGCCGCCGCCCAGCCGAGCCTGCCGCAGACCGCGACGAGGTCGCCGACCCGCGCGCCCGAGCGGGTCACGGGTTCTAGCCCACCCATGTCCCCCAGCGCAGTAACGGAGATCACCAGCGTCGCGGAGCTGGTCATGTCGCCGCCGACGACGCCCGCGCCCGCGACCGCCGCCTCCTGCCACAGGCCGCTCGTGATGCCCTCCACGAGGGCGGTCGGGGTGTCCGCCGGACAGGCGATCCCGATCAGCAGCGCGGTGGGCTTCGCGCCCATCGCGCACACGTCGGAGAGGTTCACCGCGGCGGCCTTCCTGCCCACCTGCTCGGGGGAGGACCAGTCGAGTCTGAAGTGGACGCCGTCGACCAGCACGTCGGTCGACACCACCACGCGGCCGTCGGAGACGGCGACGACGGCCGCGTCGTCACCGGGCCCGAGGAGCGTGGTGGGTGGCTGGGTCCGGCCCGCCGTCACTCGGCGGATGAGACCGAACTCACCCACTTCAGCGACCGTATCCGCGTGGGGCGGCGGCTCCGGACGCACGATTGCCTCCCGTTCTGAGCATTCGGAACCCCGACTGGGGTACGTTGCTGACCACGTTCCTACCCCGACCTAACCTTGCACGACGAAGGGGCACGCCGTGGTGCACGCATACATCCTCATCCAGACCGAGGTCGGGAAGGCCGCCGCGGTGGCGGCTGAGATCTCCGGAATGCCCGGCGTGGTCACCGCCGAGGACGTCACCGGTCCGTACGACGTGGTCGTCCGCGCCGAGGGCGAGACCATGGACGAGCTCGGCGAGCTGGTGATCACGAAGGTCCAGGCCGTCGACGGCATCACCCGAACCCTGACCTGCCCGGTGGTGCGCGTCTAGCCGCGTGCTGTCATAGCCGCGTGGCTCAGGAACCGGAACCGACACCCGCGCTGCCCCGTCCGCTGCTCGTGGTGGCCGTCGGGCTGCCCGCGCTGCTCGCCGCAGGCGTCGCGGCGGCGGGGCTGTTCTTCGGCGCGGGGGTGAAGGACGACCCGGTGGCGGACACCACCGCGCCGGACCGGAGCGGGCCGCTGGCGCTCGTGCCGGTGCCCGCAGCGGCCGCCGGGTCCGACGAGTGCGCGGCGCTGCTGAGCGGGCTGCCGATGAAGCTGGTGTCCAACGGGGTCACGCTGCCCCGGCGCGAGCTCGCCAACCCCGCGCCCGCCGGCGCGGTGGCGTGGGGCGACGCGGAGCACGACCCGGTGGTGCTGCGGTGCGGGCTGGACCGGCCCGCCGAGCTGAAGCCGGACTCGCAGCTGCGGTCGATCTCGGACGTGCAGTGGATCGAGGTGTCCGAGGGCGGGTCGACGACGTGGTTCGTCGTGGACCGGCCGGTGTACGTGGCGCTGACCGTGCCGTCCGACTCGGGGACGGGGCCGCTGCAGGACGTGTCGACGACGGTGCGGGACTCGTTGGCCGCGCGGCAGGTGGACGCGGTCGGGCCGAGCTGATCTGGTTCCCCGGCCTGATCGGGTCCCCGGCGCGGGCCGGGGTGGTCCCCGGCCCGGCCGGGCAGGCGGGTCAGCGCAGGCCGGTGCCGCGCGCGATCGCGGTCTCCACGAGGGTGGTCAGCAGGTCGCGGTAGCTGGTGCCGGTGACCTCCCACATGCGCGGGTACATCGAGATGGGCGTGAAGCCCGGCATCGTGTTGATCTCGTTGACGACCAGGCCGCCGTCCTCGGTGACGAAGAAGTCGACGCGGGCCAGGCCCTGGCAGTCCAGCGCGCGGAACGCCTCGACGGCCAGCGCGCGCAGCCGCTCGGTGGTGTCGTCCGCCAGCTTCGCGGGGATGTCGAACTCGCAGACGTCGTCCAGGTACTTGGCGTCGAAGTCGTACCAGTCGACGCCGCCGCCGACCACGCGCAGCTCGGCGGGCAGCGAGGCCTCGACGCGGCCGTCGGGCAGTTCCAGCACGCCGCACTCGACCTCGCGGCCGGTGACGGCGGCCTCGATGATGACCTTGGGGTCGGTCTGGCGGGCGAACGCGATGGCGGCGTCCAGGTCGGCCCAGTCGGTGACCTTGGTGATGCCGACCGAGGAGCCCGCGCGGGCGGGCTTGACGAACAGCGGCAGGCCGAGGCGGTCGCGGTCGGCCTCGCTCAGCGTGGCCTGGTCGCGGCGCAGCACGGCGAAGCTGCCGACCTCGAGGCCCGCGGCGCGCAGGATGGTCTTGGTGAACTCCTTGTCCATCGCCGCCGCGCTGGCGAGGACGCCGGGGCCGACGTAGGGCAGGTCGGCGAGCTCCAGGAGGCCCTGGACGGTGCCGTCCTCGCCCCAGGCGCCGTGCAGCAGCGGGAAGACGACGTCGACGCCGTCGAGCGCGGAGTCGGGGCTGACGGTGGTCAGCTCTCCGCCGGAGACGGGCACGAGCGCGTCGACCGTGGGCATCTGCCGGTCGCGGATCTCCAGCGCGGCGAGGTCGCCGGAACCGACGACCCAGGCCCCCTGCCGGGTGATGCCCACGGGGACGACCTCGAACCGCTCGCGGTCCAGGTGGGCGAGGACACTGCCTGCGGAAACGCAGGAGACGGTGTGCTCGCTGCTGCGCCCGCCGAACACCACGGCGACCTTGGTCTTGCGCTGAGTCATGCGCGGACCTTACCCGGATGGCGTACGGGGTCAGCCTGCCAGCGGACGGAGAGTCGTTCCCGTCACGTTCGGGCAACCTGAAGCCTATTCGTGTTTTTTCGGCCCGGTGATCGGGAGGTCCGCGCAGGCCGGGACGGGGTGGGCGAGCGGGGCGGTCCGGGTGGGTGGCGCGGGTCGGGGACGGGAGTCGGAACCCGGTCGGGCGCGCGGTGGGGTGGGTGAGCGCGGAACGGGGTGTGACACGTCATTCGGATGGTGGTCATCCGTTCGAGCCGGGTCCGGCGGACCGCTCCCCCGGCGCGCCCGCGCCCGTCCGCGGGGCCGATCTTCACCCCTCCGGGAGCTCAAGTTCCGCCGCGTCCCAGCCGCCCCCCGCACCTCGGTCCACGGGCTGGGACGGGCTTGCCGCTCGGGGCCGCGCGCTGCCACCCTCGTCGACATGTCCTTCCGCGCCATGATCGACGGGCGGGGTCACATCGACCTCGGCCTGGTCGCCAGCGCGCTCTGTTCTCCTCGGTGATCGTCCCGCCCGTCCTCGGCCGCTGACCGCTTCGCCCGGTCGCGCCGCTCGTGCACCGAACTCCCGAGAAGGAACCATGTTCGCCGTTCCGGAGAACACGATCGCCCTGCCCGAGACCCGCGTCGTGCCGCACCCCGTGCGCGTCGCGCTCGCCTTCGCCGCCCGCCGCGAGCGGTGGGCCCACCTGCTCCGCTACGACCCCGACCACCGGTTCGCCACCCTCGTCGAGGGCTCCGGCGACCAGGAGGTGTGGCTGATGAGCTGGCTGCCCGGCCAGCGCACCGACCTGCACGACCACGGGCTGACCTCCGGCGCGTTCACCGTGGTGAGCGGCTCGCTCACCGAGGTGGTCGGCTCCGGCGCGAGCCAGGCGCTGCACCACCTGCGCGCGGGCCAGTCCCGCGTGTTCGGCCCGGACTACGCGCACCAGGTGCGCAACGACGGGACCGACCCGGCGGTCACGCTGCACGTGTACCGCGACGGCGGCCGGACCATGCGCCCGGTCCGCTACACCCCGATCCCGGAAACCCCCGCGACCTCCTGACGACCTCCTGACGACCGACGCGGACCGCCCCCGACCGGATCACCGGTCGGGGGCGGTCCGCGCTCGGCGCCGGGTCAGGCGCGCTTGGCCACGTGCTCGGGCACCTCGAACCCCTCGGGCAGCTGCGGGCACGGCTCCGGCTCGCCCCAGGACGTCGTCAGCGGCAGCACGCCCGCCCACACCAGGCCCGCCTCGACGTCCTCCGGCTCGTCCCCCGGCGGGCCGGTGCGGATCTTCACCGACGCCTCCGCCAGGTCGACCGCGAGCACCCGCGTCGCCGACAGCTCCTTGCGGTTGGGCTCGCGCACCACGTCCCACGAGCCGGGGGCCAGGTGCTCGGTCAGCACGCGCAGCCCGTGCAGCTTGCGCTCCGGGTCGTCCACCTGCACCGCCGTGCCGTGGACGACCGCGCTGCGGTAGTTCATCGAGAAGTCGAACGCCGAGCGCGAGTAGACGACGCCGTCCAGGAGCGTCACCGCCACGCACACCGGCACCCCCTCGGCCGCCTCGCGCAGCGAGCGGGCCCCGGTGGAGCCGTGCAGGTACAGGGTGTCGCCGTCGCGGCCGTAGCCGGTGGGGAGCACGAGCGGGGCGCCGTCCACCACGACGGCGAGGTGGCAGACCAGTCCCGCGTCCAGCACGGCGTGCAACGCGTCCCGCTCGGGCACGGACCGCTTCGCGCCCCGCTTGATGGTGCTGCGGGGAGTGGTTTCCAGCGTCATGCCGCTTATGATCGGCAGGAAGTGGCACCCTCTCAAGTGCCAATCGGACGATATCGAGGGATGCCACTTTGGCCGTGTCGGACCTGCCGCTGTCCCTGGACCGCTCCTCGCCCGAGCCGCTGGCCGCGCAGCTCGCGGACGCCCTGCGCGCGGCGGCGGCGGACGGCAGCCTGCGCAGCGGCGACCGGTTGCCGTCGACGCGGGCGCTGGCGAAGGAGCTGGCGGTGAGCCGCACGGTGACGAGCGCGGCCTACGAGCAGCTGCACGCGGAGGGCTGGATCGCCGGGCGGCACGGGTCGGGCACGTACGTGACGACGACGCCGCCGGGGGCGCCGGGGACCGCGACGCGGTTCACCGAGCAGCCGCCGCGCGAGCTGGTGGACCTGGCGCCGGGGTCGCCGTGGGGCGGCGGGTTGGAGCGGGCGGCGTGGCGGCGGGCGT includes:
- a CDS encoding D-alanine--D-alanine ligase family protein is translated as MTQRKTKVAVVFGGRSSEHTVSCVSAGSVLAHLDRERFEVVPVGITRQGAWVVGSGDLAALEIRDRQMPTVDALVPVSGGELTTVSPDSALDGVDVVFPLLHGAWGEDGTVQGLLELADLPYVGPGVLASAAAMDKEFTKTILRAAGLEVGSFAVLRRDQATLSEADRDRLGLPLFVKPARAGSSVGITKVTDWADLDAAIAFARQTDPKVIIEAAVTGREVECGVLELPDGRVEASLPAELRVVGGGVDWYDFDAKYLDDVCEFDIPAKLADDTTERLRALAVEAFRALDCQGLARVDFFVTEDGGLVVNEINTMPGFTPISMYPRMWEVTGTSYRDLLTTLVETAIARGTGLR
- a CDS encoding DUF3515 domain-containing protein gives rise to the protein MAQEPEPTPALPRPLLVVAVGLPALLAAGVAAAGLFFGAGVKDDPVADTTAPDRSGPLALVPVPAAAAGSDECAALLSGLPMKLVSNGVTLPRRELANPAPAGAVAWGDAEHDPVVLRCGLDRPAELKPDSQLRSISDVQWIEVSEGGSTTWFVVDRPVYVALTVPSDSGTGPLQDVSTTVRDSLAARQVDAVGPS
- a CDS encoding thiamine-phosphate kinase; its protein translation is MRPEPPPHADTVAEVGEFGLIRRVTAGRTQPPTTLLGPGDDAAVVAVSDGRVVVSTDVLVDGVHFRLDWSSPEQVGRKAAAVNLSDVCAMGAKPTALLIGIACPADTPTALVEGITSGLWQEAAVAGAGVVGGDMTSSATLVISVTALGDMGGLEPVTRSGARVGDLVAVCGRLGWAAAGLAVLGRGFRSPVAVVGAQRNPEPPYPAGPQAAAAGATSMIDVSDGLLADLGHVADESGVGVDIRTELLQVHPRLLDVASALGADARHWVLTGGEDHALAATFPDQGSIPDGWQVIGSVRPGGGVTVDGRGYEKPPGWEHWR
- a CDS encoding cysteine dioxygenase gives rise to the protein MFAVPENTIALPETRVVPHPVRVALAFAARRERWAHLLRYDPDHRFATLVEGSGDQEVWLMSWLPGQRTDLHDHGLTSGAFTVVSGSLTEVVGSGASQALHHLRAGQSRVFGPDYAHQVRNDGTDPAVTLHVYRDGGRTMRPVRYTPIPETPATS
- a CDS encoding pyridoxamine 5'-phosphate oxidase family protein; translated protein: MTLETTPRSTIKRGAKRSVPERDALHAVLDAGLVCHLAVVVDGAPLVLPTGYGRDGDTLYLHGSTGARSLREAAEGVPVCVAVTLLDGVVYSRSAFDFSMNYRSAVVHGTAVQVDDPERKLHGLRVLTEHLAPGSWDVVREPNRKELSATRVLAVDLAEASVKIRTGPPGDEPEDVEAGLVWAGVLPLTTSWGEPEPCPQLPEGFEVPEHVAKRA
- a CDS encoding Lrp/AsnC family transcriptional regulator codes for the protein MVHAYILIQTEVGKAAAVAAEISGMPGVVTAEDVTGPYDVVVRAEGETMDELGELVITKVQAVDGITRTLTCPVVRV